Proteins from a single region of Campylobacter sputorum:
- a CDS encoding EAL domain-containing protein, with protein sequence MQELNIKNQAFKRQIYKDHITNIGSYVALIEKLDNNEQGTIIYMRINNFSNLSYFYKSKIIDEFIISFVDTLKLCIKTYNINCEIFRSQLDEFCILYHGNNISLDITRIKSYFQTSNINITNNENTKINIQKIELILGISSNMDSNINRLTQAIWAYKKAKKMDEKIYFYQDNDPMEQQYFKNLDVIKLIQNALKNDKIIVECQPIFNIKTNSKIANKYEILIRILDDEGKIHYPSEFLNVAKQILLYNALTSKVIDITFNLLEKYPNKQFSINLSSSDMVNLSIRQTFIKNLKICKNPTNLFVEILENESIDNYDVINPFIKHIKEFGCKLSIDDFGSGYSNYYRMLEFDIDVLKIDGSIIKRLPFDKNSRIVMETIVSFAKKMNYEIVAEFVSDENILNEVKKYDVDYAQGFYLGKPISPDFILFN encoded by the coding sequence ATGCAAGAATTAAATATCAAAAACCAAGCATTCAAAAGACAAATTTATAAAGATCATATTACTAATATAGGAAGTTATGTAGCTTTAATAGAAAAACTAGATAATAATGAGCAAGGTACAATAATATACATGCGTATAAATAATTTCTCAAATTTAAGCTATTTTTATAAATCAAAAATTATTGATGAATTTATAATTTCTTTTGTAGATACTCTAAAATTATGCATAAAAACATATAATATAAACTGCGAAATATTTAGATCTCAACTTGATGAATTTTGCATACTTTATCATGGAAATAATATATCTTTAGATATAACTCGTATAAAAAGTTATTTTCAAACAAGTAATATAAATATAACAAATAATGAAAATACTAAAATAAATATACAAAAAATAGAACTTATTCTTGGAATTAGTTCAAATATGGATTCAAATATAAATAGACTTACTCAAGCAATATGGGCATATAAAAAAGCTAAAAAAATGGATGAAAAAATCTATTTTTACCAAGATAATGACCCTATGGAGCAACAATATTTTAAAAATTTAGATGTTATAAAACTTATACAAAATGCACTAAAAAACGATAAAATTATAGTTGAATGTCAACCTATATTTAATATAAAAACAAATAGCAAAATAGCAAATAAATATGAAATTTTAATAAGAATATTAGATGATGAAGGTAAAATTCATTATCCTAGTGAATTTTTAAATGTTGCAAAACAAATTTTACTTTATAATGCACTAACAAGCAAAGTTATAGATATAACATTTAATCTTTTAGAAAAATACCCAAATAAGCAGTTTTCTATAAATCTTTCTAGTTCTGATATGGTTAATTTAAGCATTCGTCAAACATTCATAAAAAATCTTAAAATTTGTAAAAATCCAACAAATTTATTTGTTGAGATACTTGAAAACGAAAGTATTGATAATTATGATGTTATAAATCCTTTTATAAAACACATAAAAGAATTCGGATGTAAGCTTTCTATTGATGATTTTGGAAGCGGATATTCAAACTATTATAGGATGCTTGAGTTTGATATTGATGTTTTAAAAATAGATGGTTCTATTATCAAAAGACTGCCTTTTGATAAAAACTCAAGAATAGTTATGGAAACAATAGTAAGCTTTGCTAAAAAAATGAACTATGAAATAGTAGCTGAGTTTGTAAGTGATGAAAATATACTAAATGAAGTTAAAAAATACGATGTTGATTATGCCCAAGGATTTTACCTTGGTAAGCCAATTTCACCTGATTTTATACTATTTAACTAA
- a CDS encoding ABC transporter permease: MNDFISYKKSSEGTIIFLNGNWTYNINKKVFSTFENIVKKSKNIILDLQNLQNIDYSMAIFLKSFQEKNGLKFKIINSNDKFNKIFNLTNDDKIDFKYIPRVIKESVFEKLGKKLIDFYYDFMMVCSFLGEFFVKFIKAFFRIKNFRSAEISNHIKTAGINSVFIVCLTSFLIGIVLVYLGSTMLSTFGATILIVEIMGMLTLREIGPMIAAIVIAGRSASSFTAQIGVMKITEEIDAMKTMGFDSFYFLTLPRVIAMIIATPLVIFLADAVSIFGQMLVCNILLDIPIASYIDRFKEMVEIKHFLVGMIKAPFFGAAISIIGCLRGFEISGSTQSVGKFTTISVVNAIFWVIAIDALFAIVFMELGI; the protein is encoded by the coding sequence ATGAACGATTTTATATCCTATAAAAAAAGTAGCGAAGGCACCATCATATTTTTAAATGGAAATTGGACTTATAATATAAATAAGAAAGTTTTTTCTACTTTTGAAAATATTGTAAAAAAAAGTAAAAATATAATCCTAGATTTGCAGAATTTACAAAATATAGATTATTCTATGGCAATTTTTTTAAAATCTTTTCAAGAAAAAAATGGATTAAAATTTAAGATTATAAACTCAAATGATAAATTTAATAAAATTTTTAATCTTACAAATGATGATAAGATAGATTTTAAGTATATTCCAAGAGTTATAAAAGAAAGTGTATTTGAAAAACTTGGAAAAAAATTGATAGATTTTTATTATGATTTTATGATGGTTTGTTCTTTTTTAGGCGAATTTTTTGTAAAATTTATAAAAGCTTTTTTTCGTATAAAAAATTTTAGATCAGCAGAAATTTCAAATCATATCAAAACAGCTGGTATAAACTCAGTGTTTATTGTTTGTCTTACTAGCTTTTTAATAGGCATAGTTTTGGTTTATCTTGGCTCAACTATGCTTTCAACTTTTGGTGCAACTATACTTATAGTTGAAATTATGGGAATGCTTACTTTAAGAGAAATTGGTCCAATGATTGCTGCTATTGTTATAGCTGGTCGTAGTGCGTCTAGCTTTACAGCACAAATTGGAGTTATGAAAATAACAGAAGAAATTGATGCTATGAAAACGATGGGCTTTGATTCATTTTATTTTTTAACACTTCCAAGAGTTATTGCGATGATAATAGCCACACCTCTGGTTATTTTTCTTGCTGATGCTGTTAGTATTTTTGGTCAAATGCTTGTTTGTAATATTTTGTTAGATATACCTATAGCAAGCTATATAGACAGATTTAAAGAAATGGTTGAGATAAAACATTTTCTAGTAGGTATGATAAAAGCACCATTTTTTGGTGCAGCTATATCCATAATAGGATGTTTAAGAGGTTTTGAAATAAGTGGAAGTACGCAAAGTGTCGGTAAATTTACAACAATAAGTGTTGTAAATGCTATATTTTGGGTAATAGCAATAGACGCACTTTTTGCTATCGTTTTTATGGAGCTTGGAATTTGA
- the accD gene encoding acetyl-CoA carboxylase, carboxyltransferase subunit beta, with translation MDFIEIFSKIRRKQAAPSDAPSHWVKCDKCHSLMYYKEVENKFNVCPKCGHHMRLKAKDRIKLMCDEDSFVEYDKDLSPTDPLKFVDKKSYKKRIIENNEKTGLNSSVISGECKINDIAAQIVIFDFSFMGGSLGSVEGEKITRAIKRCIDKRQPLIIISASGGARMQESTFALMQMSKTSAALKLLDKEKLPYISILTDPTMGGVSASFAWLGDIIIAEPEALIGFAGGRVIKQTIGTDLPEGFQTAEFLLEHGLIDAIVQRNDHKKFVSDMLKILMNN, from the coding sequence ATGGATTTTATTGAAATATTTTCTAAGATAAGAAGAAAACAAGCAGCTCCAAGTGATGCTCCGAGCCATTGGGTAAAATGTGATAAATGTCACTCTTTGATGTATTACAAAGAAGTTGAAAATAAATTTAATGTTTGTCCAAAATGTGGACATCATATGAGATTAAAAGCAAAAGATCGTATAAAACTTATGTGTGATGAAGATAGTTTTGTGGAATATGACAAAGATCTCTCGCCAACTGATCCACTTAAATTTGTAGATAAAAAGTCATATAAAAAAAGAATTATAGAAAATAACGAAAAAACAGGTCTTAATAGTTCTGTTATAAGCGGAGAATGCAAGATTAATGATATAGCCGCACAAATAGTCATTTTTGATTTTTCTTTTATGGGCGGATCTTTGGGATCAGTTGAAGGAGAAAAGATAACAAGAGCTATAAAACGCTGTATAGATAAAAGACAACCACTTATCATAATCTCAGCAAGCGGTGGAGCAAGAATGCAAGAAAGCACATTTGCCCTTATGCAAATGAGTAAAACAAGTGCAGCATTAAAACTACTTGATAAAGAGAAGTTGCCATACATTTCAATACTTACAGATCCAACTATGGGCGGAGTTAGTGCATCATTTGCTTGGCTTGGCGATATTATAATTGCTGAACCAGAAGCACTTATAGGTTTTGCTGGTGGAAGAGTTATAAAGCAAACTATAGGTACTGATTTGCCAGAGGGTTTTCAAACAGCTGAGTTTTTACTAGAACATGGTCTTATAGACGCTATAGTTCAAAGAAATGACCATAAAAAATTTGTAAGTGATATGTTAAAAATATTAATGAATAATTAA
- the dksA gene encoding RNA polymerase-binding protein DksA, translating into MNKKDLATFKKMLTDEKEKIIESINKSTEELSGLRDSGASDELDVASINTDQIISQAINEQQAKNLGEINWALSKIDNGKYGICEMCDDEISIERLKIKPHARFCIVCSEMLEKMPKRKG; encoded by the coding sequence ATGAACAAAAAAGATTTAGCTACTTTTAAAAAAATGCTTACTGATGAGAAAGAAAAAATCATAGAAAGCATAAACAAATCAACTGAAGAGTTAAGCGGACTTAGAGATAGCGGTGCCAGTGATGAGTTAGATGTAGCATCTATAAATACAGATCAAATAATATCTCAAGCCATCAATGAACAACAAGCTAAAAATTTAGGCGAGATAAACTGGGCTCTTAGCAAAATAGATAATGGAAAATACGGAATTTGTGAAATGTGCGATGATGAGATAAGTATTGAGAGATTAAAGATTAAGCCACATGCTAGATTTTGCATAGTATGTAGTGAAATGCTAGAAAAAATGCCAAAACGAAAAGGATAA
- a CDS encoding 23S rRNA (pseudouridine(1915)-N(3))-methyltransferase RlmH has protein sequence MEILVNCISKSNDFEDNIKRYIKMSSKYAKISQNNIFNDKISKAQSDGVKKARIAYDEAYQPYVSNFNVVLDENGKMLDSLEFAQMIKNCTKVSFFIGGAYGFSDEFKKKAQKLISLSRLTTSHGIAKLMLFEQIFRALCINAGHPYHK, from the coding sequence GTGGAAATTTTAGTAAATTGTATTTCTAAAAGTAACGATTTTGAAGATAATATAAAAAGATACATAAAAATGTCATCAAAATATGCAAAAATTTCCCAAAATAATATTTTTAATGATAAAATCTCAAAAGCACAATCAGATGGTGTTAAAAAAGCTAGAATTGCTTATGATGAAGCTTATCAACCATATGTGTCGAATTTCAATGTCGTTTTAGATGAAAATGGCAAAATGTTAGATAGTTTAGAATTTGCTCAAATGATAAAAAATTGTACCAAAGTATCTTTTTTTATAGGTGGAGCTTATGGATTTAGCGATGAATTTAAGAAAAAAGCACAAAAACTAATTAGTTTAAGCAGATTAACTACATCGCATGGCATTGCAAAACTTATGTTATTTGAACAAATTTTTAGAGCTCTTTGTATAAATGCAGGGCATCCATATCATAAATAA
- the queF gene encoding preQ(1) synthase: MRYGEKIIKEFDIQKDIEIWPNKWENDYVIRITLPEFVCLCPRSGYPDFAKIFLIYVPDKKVIELKAIKLYINSFMNKNISHEDSINEIYHTLDKLLEPKYIRVVGDFNPRGNVHTVIELDSNLVRKEKFDIFAISKEELREF, encoded by the coding sequence ATGAGATATGGTGAAAAAATTATAAAAGAATTTGATATACAAAAAGATATAGAAATTTGGCCAAATAAATGGGAAAATGACTATGTTATAAGGATAACTTTACCTGAGTTTGTTTGTCTTTGTCCTCGTTCTGGTTATCCTGATTTTGCTAAGATTTTTCTTATTTATGTTCCAGATAAAAAGGTTATTGAACTAAAAGCGATAAAACTTTATATAAATAGTTTTATGAATAAAAATATAAGCCATGAAGATAGTATAAATGAGATTTATCATACTCTTGATAAATTATTAGAGCCAAAATATATAAGAGTTGTTGGGGATTTTAATCCAAGAGGAAATGTTCATACTGTTATAGAGCTTGATTCAAATTTAGTTAGAAAAGAGAAATTTGATATATTTGCTATTTCAAAAGAAGAATTAAGAGAGTTTTAG
- a CDS encoding cytochrome-c peroxidase, producing MAKLFLFLTIFLNFIFANSSLNIITPQEYDRQKAELGKMLFFDKMLSKDKNISCETCHNLYWNFSGTNTDLTKMDTPTILNSALNFLFFKDGKVDNIYKQVDISLTSKKELNTQKDILVNKMRSNPKYNALFYKIYQKLDYETIVDAFVNFEKSLITPNSKYDNYISGSSEIFSASEKKGYEIFSLVGCISCHDGINLGGNLIVQDSDGFKKVPMLRNISKTSPYFYDKRTSDLKEVLRIKNDKLISNLSEKELDNLYDFLLTLDGQAIYTKSDNAK from the coding sequence GTGGCAAAACTTTTTTTATTTTTGACCATATTTTTAAATTTTATTTTTGCTAACTCATCTTTAAATATAATAACACCACAAGAATATGATAGGCAAAAAGCTGAGCTTGGAAAAATGCTATTTTTTGATAAAATGCTAAGCAAGGATAAAAATATATCTTGCGAAACTTGTCATAATTTATATTGGAATTTTAGTGGAACAAATACAGATTTAACAAAAATGGACACTCCAACCATTTTAAACTCAGCACTTAACTTTCTATTTTTCAAAGATGGAAAAGTTGATAATATATATAAACAAGTAGATATTTCCTTAACTAGCAAAAAAGAGTTAAATACACAAAAAGATATTTTAGTTAACAAAATGCGTAGCAATCCAAAATATAATGCTCTATTTTATAAAATTTATCAAAAATTAGACTATGAAACCATAGTTGATGCTTTTGTAAATTTTGAAAAAAGTTTAATAACTCCAAATAGCAAATATGATAATTATATTAGTGGAAGTAGTGAAATTTTCAGTGCAAGTGAAAAAAAAGGTTATGAAATATTTAGTTTAGTTGGATGCATTTCATGTCATGATGGTATAAATTTAGGCGGAAATTTGATAGTTCAAGACTCAGATGGATTTAAAAAAGTTCCAATGCTTAGAAATATATCAAAAACTTCACCATATTTTTATGATAAAAGAACAAGTGATTTAAAAGAAGTTTTGCGTATAAAAAATGACAAACTAATAAGTAATCTTAGTGAAAAAGAATTAGATAATTTATACGATTTTTTACTAACTTTAGATGGACAAGCAATATATACAAAGAGCGATAATGCAAAATAA
- the recO gene encoding recombination protein RecO, producing MQGYIIHTQKLRDEDLIVDILTKNSLVKTYRFYGARHSNIMLGYKIDFELISNIKFLPQLRSVMHLGFKWLYDRNRLIIWQQFINLVYKHLKDAQDLDEVYFQTLENMALKFDKTNPKRIVIEAYLEILANEGRLHNDMICFICDEKIEENVALVRGFLPSHKMCSHADDFNVNYIKELFDTKNSSFIDDNDINRLYDIILQGL from the coding sequence ATGCAAGGCTACATAATTCATACGCAAAAATTACGCGATGAAGATTTGATAGTTGATATTTTAACCAAAAACTCATTGGTTAAAACATATCGTTTTTATGGCGCAAGACACTCAAATATTATGCTTGGATATAAAATAGATTTTGAACTCATATCAAATATCAAATTTTTGCCACAACTTAGAAGCGTTATGCACCTTGGATTTAAATGGCTTTATGATAGGAATAGACTGATAATATGGCAGCAGTTTATAAATTTAGTCTACAAACATCTAAAAGATGCTCAGGATTTAGATGAAGTTTATTTTCAAACATTAGAAAATATGGCACTTAAATTTGATAAAACAAATCCAAAACGCATAGTAATCGAAGCTTATTTAGAAATTTTAGCTAATGAGGGAAGATTGCATAATGATATGATTTGTTTTATTTGTGATGAAAAAATAGAAGAAAATGTGGCTTTAGTTAGAGGATTTTTACCATCTCACAAAATGTGCTCACACGCTGATGATTTTAATGTAAATTACATAAAAGAGCTCTTTGATACAAAAAATTCATCATTTATAGATGATAATGACATAAACAGACTTTATGATATAATTTTACAAGGATTATAA
- a CDS encoding class I SAM-dependent methyltransferase, with translation MQNLWDKKAKTYNRFDGKLSKFGKELFDKLDEFKINFSDKNILDIGCGTGVYSLYLAGICKFVTCLDSSNEMLKCLENDANEFNIKNIKILNLSFDEFYNEKKFDIAFLTMSPSLKNEKDFDKFTNLGKEKIYLNWQIPRYSSLIEPFLKDRKILNYATTANELENYLKNKNISYKTHIFDEKREVKRDFNSAYENILWHLQINKIDIDELTIKRNLQKTYKDDIIIETIISKMKLLVF, from the coding sequence ATGCAAAATTTATGGGACAAAAAAGCAAAAACTTATAATAGATTTGATGGAAAATTAAGCAAATTTGGAAAAGAGCTATTTGATAAACTTGATGAGTTTAAAATAAATTTTAGTGACAAAAACATTTTAGATATTGGATGTGGAACTGGTGTGTATTCGCTGTATTTAGCCGGTATTTGTAAATTTGTAACTTGTCTTGATAGCTCTAATGAGATGTTAAAATGCCTTGAAAATGATGCAAATGAATTTAATATAAAAAACATAAAAATACTAAATTTATCTTTTGATGAGTTTTATAATGAAAAAAAATTTGATATAGCATTTTTAACAATGAGTCCATCGCTAAAAAATGAAAAAGATTTTGATAAATTTACAAATTTAGGAAAAGAAAAAATATATCTAAACTGGCAAATACCAAGATACTCATCTTTGATAGAACCATTTTTAAAAGATAGAAAAATTCTTAACTACGCAACAACAGCAAATGAACTTGAAAATTATCTAAAAAATAAAAATATCAGTTATAAAACACACATTTTCGATGAAAAAAGAGAAGTTAAAAGAGATTTTAATAGTGCTTATGAAAATATTTTATGGCATTTGCAAATAAATAAAATAGACATTGATGAACTTACAATAAAACGAAATCTACAAAAAACTTATAAAGATGATATAATTATAGAAACAATTATCTCTAAAATGAAGTTATTAGTTTTTTAA
- a CDS encoding PAS domain S-box protein: MQNNSIKLQYLIMFLFILAVTFLTSNTIKEYKKLKYINNFLFNIQNLIYADKNIDINLKNINFYKKYDDIERLIFNFDTNLLIIKNIVKNKDTQTDKQVEIYNKIKENFLDKKETIRYYNGKMALIYSVMLDMQNYAQENNLSSDLNSIYSRFLNLNFDSYADIDTFLDYLVSINKQNLDKKELKFINRINDSIYNLIEANDYKFFILNSDLEKHLLNFFDYTTQQHKDIVDNLVKIFITMIIISLMFIFWNIKLLNNIKNKNKDISFLKLATDNSFNSIIFTNSKLNITYTNAAFEQISGYKLKDIIGKNPSFLKYYTQNKDYYKNFENAIDKKFYGKKITL; encoded by the coding sequence ATGCAAAATAATAGCATAAAACTACAATATCTAATAATGTTTTTATTTATACTAGCTGTCACTTTTTTAACTTCAAATACTATAAAAGAATACAAAAAACTAAAATATATAAACAATTTTTTATTTAATATACAAAATTTAATATATGCAGATAAAAATATAGATATAAACTTAAAAAATATAAATTTTTATAAGAAATATGATGATATAGAAAGACTAATTTTTAATTTTGATACCAATTTATTGATAATCAAAAATATAGTAAAAAACAAAGATACTCAAACAGATAAACAAGTAGAAATTTATAATAAAATCAAGGAAAATTTTTTAGATAAAAAAGAAACAATTAGATATTATAACGGCAAAATGGCTTTAATCTACTCAGTAATGCTAGATATGCAAAACTATGCACAAGAAAATAATTTATCCTCTGATTTAAATTCCATATATTCAAGATTTTTAAACTTAAATTTTGATTCATATGCAGATATTGATACTTTTTTAGACTATTTAGTTAGCATAAACAAACAAAATCTTGATAAAAAAGAACTAAAATTTATAAACAGAATAAATGATTCTATTTATAACTTAATAGAAGCAAACGACTATAAATTTTTCATTTTAAATAGTGATTTAGAAAAACATTTGTTAAATTTTTTTGATTATACAACACAACAACATAAAGATATAGTAGATAATCTAGTAAAAATATTTATTACAATGATTATAATATCTTTAATGTTTATTTTTTGGAATATAAAATTACTAAATAATATAAAAAATAAAAACAAAGATATAAGTTTTCTTAAACTTGCTACTGATAATTCATTTAATTCTATTATATTTACAAACAGTAAATTAAATATAACTTATACAAATGCAGCATTTGAACAAATAAGTGGTTATAAATTAAAAGATATAATTGGTAAAAATCCATCTTTTTTAAAATATTATACTCAAAATAAAGATTATTACAAGAACTTTGAAAATGCAATTGATAAAAAATTCTATGGAAAAAAGATAACTTTATAA
- a CDS encoding EAL domain-containing protein, producing the protein MLYSQKKERANLFFSALKIALPFIIIIIFWIKFISNGNQSDIFLLTILTFFYVYYSAYLIYLSLKTTLLDPTTNVFNRKKIYELISKNLKKDMKVVMFDIKNYSYITQTYGIENYEKIANKFIIKLNNFLEKNGYKNVVIGIYNFSYFLMIIDEKDTILAHNLRIFEKKITNDGIENIEIKFEFSVLNLLNFNNLKSVINHLSYDLNNNKEENLVVYDENINIIIQSINNLKFNFKFQETKKSDKNLKNIVTIIPRLFVENYGMYSKNKISSLLNKYNYEINYDKNMVKALSDYINYDLDFDYIVEISVISIRNLEFKNYIFELVNKKIINPKNIIFEFFEDNFYSEKNRFNEIINDYKKMGIRFCLSHFGGDNASYFYLKYLNIDFLIFDIEFLKNLNDKKYLIILENYINMAKSLDIKTIFKFIDKKESFDILINQNIDYLQGFYIKKPQMTENLK; encoded by the coding sequence ATGCTTTATAGCCAAAAAAAAGAAAGGGCAAATTTATTTTTTTCAGCATTAAAAATTGCCCTTCCATTTATAATTATTATTATATTTTGGATTAAATTTATATCAAATGGTAACCAAAGTGATATATTTTTGCTTACCATTTTGACTTTTTTTTATGTTTATTATTCTGCATACTTAATATATCTAAGTTTAAAAACAACACTTTTAGATCCTACAACAAATGTTTTTAATAGAAAAAAAATTTATGAGCTTATATCTAAAAATTTGAAAAAAGATATGAAAGTTGTAATGTTTGATATCAAAAATTATAGTTATATAACTCAAACTTATGGTATAGAAAATTATGAAAAAATAGCAAATAAATTTATTATAAAATTAAATAATTTTCTTGAAAAAAATGGATACAAAAATGTCGTTATTGGGATTTATAATTTTTCATATTTTTTAATGATAATAGATGAAAAAGATACTATATTAGCACATAATCTAAGAATTTTTGAAAAAAAAATCACAAACGATGGTATAGAAAATATTGAAATAAAATTTGAATTTTCGGTATTAAATTTATTAAATTTTAATAATCTAAAAAGTGTGATAAATCATCTTAGTTATGATTTAAATAACAACAAAGAAGAAAATTTAGTCGTATATGATGAAAATATAAATATTATAATTCAAAGTATTAATAACTTGAAATTTAATTTCAAATTTCAAGAAACTAAAAAAAGTGATAAAAATTTAAAAAACATAGTAACAATCATACCAAGACTTTTTGTTGAAAATTATGGAATGTATTCTAAAAACAAAATTTCAAGTTTGTTAAATAAATATAATTATGAGATAAATTATGATAAAAATATGGTAAAAGCTTTATCAGATTATATAAATTATGATTTAGATTTTGATTATATAGTTGAAATTTCAGTAATAAGTATAAGAAATTTAGAGTTTAAAAACTATATTTTTGAACTTGTAAATAAAAAAATTATAAATCCAAAAAATATAATTTTTGAGTTTTTTGAAGACAATTTTTATAGTGAGAAAAATCGTTTTAATGAGATTATAAATGATTATAAAAAAATGGGTATTAGATTTTGTTTAAGCCATTTTGGCGGCGATAATGCAAGTTATTTTTATTTAAAATATTTAAATATAGATTTTTTGATATTTGATATTGAGTTTTTAAAAAATTTAAATGATAAAAAATATCTAATAATTTTAGAAAATTATATAAATATGGCAAAAAGCTTAGATATAAAAACTATATTTAAATTTATAGATAAAAAAGAGAGTTTTGATATACTTATAAATCAAAATATTGATTATTTACAAGGTTTTTATATAAAAAAACCACAAATGACTGAAAATTTAAAATAG
- a CDS encoding tRNA dihydrouridine synthase, whose protein sequence is MIDFNKSPLFLAPLAGYSDPPLRNVVKRFGCDVTVSEMISANALAYENEKTLKMLTHSHLEKPFIVQIEASNVDSIKNAVCVLNKFDDIDGIDLNCGCPAPKVVKQNAGSALLKNIFLMQKLIETIKKLSNKTYLSVKVRIGFDEKIPVIIAKACEEAGADFITMHGRTKTGGFSSSVDYEAIKEAKNSIKIPLVANGNIDENNANEILKITQCNALMIGRASIGKPWIFHEIKTGKNIDNKLKKEIILYHFEQMLEHFGERGVGLFRKHLHEYSKGLDGASNFRNDINFTNNSKDMQKLIMEFF, encoded by the coding sequence ATGATAGATTTTAATAAATCACCACTTTTCTTAGCTCCTCTTGCTGGTTATTCTGATCCGCCTTTAAGAAACGTTGTAAAACGTTTCGGGTGTGATGTAACAGTTAGTGAGATGATAAGTGCAAATGCGTTAGCTTATGAAAACGAAAAAACTCTTAAAATGCTTACACATTCGCATTTAGAAAAGCCTTTCATAGTCCAAATAGAAGCATCAAATGTTGATAGTATAAAAAATGCTGTTTGTGTTTTAAATAAATTTGATGATATTGATGGAATTGATTTAAATTGTGGTTGTCCTGCACCAAAAGTTGTAAAACAAAATGCAGGTTCAGCTCTTTTAAAAAATATATTTTTAATGCAAAAATTGATAGAAACTATAAAAAAATTATCAAACAAAACATATCTAAGCGTAAAAGTAAGAATCGGTTTTGATGAGAAAATTCCAGTAATCATAGCAAAAGCTTGTGAGGAAGCTGGTGCTGATTTTATAACAATGCATGGTAGAACAAAAACTGGTGGATTTTCATCTAGCGTTGATTATGAAGCCATAAAAGAAGCAAAAAATAGCATAAAAATACCATTAGTTGCAAACGGAAATATAGATGAAAATAACGCTAATGAAATACTAAAAATTACACAATGCAACGCACTTATGATAGGAAGAGCAAGCATAGGAAAACCTTGGATATTTCACGAGATAAAAACTGGAAAAAATATAGACAATAAACTTAAAAAAGAGATTATCTTATATCATTTTGAGCAGATGTTAGAGCATTTTGGTGAGCGTGGAGTAGGGCTTTTTAGGAAACATTTACACGAATACTCGAAAGGATTGGATGGTGCATCAAATTTTAGAAATGATATAAATTTTACTAATAATTCAAAAGATATGCAAAAATTAATAATGGAATTTTTCTAA